The genomic region GATGATGAGAAAATACTTGCTTTACAAGAAGCGGCGCAAGCACGGGGTTTAGTATTGTCTGCAGAAGTATTGCCTTGGCTTCTCAATCGCTTTTATCGTGACATGCCTAATCTGATGGCACTGATAGATGCTTTAGATGCATATTCATTAGAAACAAAACGCGCTGTGACACTGCCTCTCGTGCGAGAGCTCTTGCAGCCTAAATAAATATTTATGACTCAACTTGCCCTGTTTGATTTAGATCACACCCTACTGCCTTGCGATAGCGACTATGAATGGGGGCAGTTCTTAGTTCGTATTGGTGTAGTGGATGGCCAATACTACAAAGAACAAAATGATCGCTTCTACCAAGACTACAAGGATGGCAAGCTCAATATTGAGAGCTTTTTACGCTTTGCCTTAAAACCTCTCTCAGAGCATTCTCGTGCCCAACTCAAAGAATGGCATGATGCTTTTATGAAAGAAGTAATTACCGGCCAGATACGCCAACAGGCAGTAGATCTCGTAAAGCGCCACCAAGATGCAGGAGATCTCTGCTGTGTGGTCACCGCTACCAATAGCTTTGTCACCCGTCCTATTGTTGAAAGTTTCGGTATTAAGCATTTAGTGGCGACTGAACCCGCTACTCTGGGAGATCATCCGTTATCTGACTTTACTGGGGAAGTTAAAGGCATTCCTAGTTTTAAAGAAGGGAAAATTACGCGGGTCCAGGACTGGCTTGCGGACCAACATTTGATATTAGATCAACTGCCCTATAGTTATTTTTACTCGGACTCCATGAATGATTTACCTCTCCTTGAAAAAGTAAGTCATCCCATCGCTACCAATCCAGATGCCCGTTTACGTGACGAAGCCACTAAGCGCAACTGGCCCATACTTGAATTGTTCGCATGATCAAAAAATTGATTAACCGCATTTTGCGTCGCGACCCGATGGTCCGACATACCGCAGCCCATACTTCAGGCGCACCAAAACGTATTCCCAGAAAAACCCATCGCATTGACCCACAGTTGCTGTCTAAGAATGCCGTCAAAGTAACCGACACTTTGCAACAAGCGGGCTATGATGCTTTTATTGTTGGCGGGGCAGTACGTGATCTAGCTCTTGGCATCGGTCCAAAAGATTTTGATGTCGCAACCAATGCGACCCCAGAGCAAGTACAGAAGTTATTTCGTAAAGCTCGCCTGATTGGACGGCGCTTTCAGATTGTGCACGTGACATTTTTTGGTAAAGGTCAACCAGAAATTATTGAGGTCTCCACCTTTAGAGCATTGCTAGAAAATGCGGGTGAGCATGTTGCAGAAAATGGCCGCATCTTACGAGATAACGTTTGGGGTACCCAGCATGAAGATGCAGCGCGAAGAGATTTCACGATCAATGCGATGTATTACGACCCCGCTTCAGAAACCGTGCTCGACTACCACGGTGGCATGGCAGACATGCAGAAGAAAACACTCAGAATGATTGGCGATCCTGCCAAGCGCTATCGTGAAGATCCCATACGTATGCTGCGGGCTATTCGATTTGCTGCTAAGACAGGCTTTACTTTAGATGTGGCAACACGTGCACCGATTGCGCAGCTAGGCAAGCTAATTGATGATGTACCCTCTGCAAGATTATTTGATGAGATTCTTAAGCTATTGATGTCAGGTTACTCTTGGGCAGCCATTCAGGGTCTGCGTGATGCTGGCTTGCATCATGGCTTACTGCCGCTGCTCGATCACATCCTTGATAACAAAACTGGCTCAAAAGAGGCTCAAGACTTTGTTCGGATTGCCTTGGCCAATACCGATGAACGCATTCAGGCTGGAAAGAGCGTTTCCGCTGGATTCTTATTTGCTACTTTGCTATGGCCTGATCTTTTGAATAATTGGAAAAAGAATCTTGCCAATGGGATTTCTAATATCCCTGCCCTACATGATGCAATGGATGAGACGGTTGCCAGCCAAAGTAATGGCATGACCATTCAGCGTCGTTTTGAGAGTGATATGCGCGAAATCTGGTCTATGCAACCTCGCTTTGAAAAGCGGGTTGGCCGCTACCCTTATCGCCTAATTGAATCCCCTCGCTTTAGAGCGGGGTATGACTTTATGCTGCTGCGCTGCGCTACTGGCGAACAACATCCCACTTTAGGGGAGTGGTGGACTAGCTTCATCACAAGCGATCCTAGCGGCCAAGAGACATTGATGGCTAGCGTCAAGGGTGAAAGTGGTGGTGCCTCACCCACTAAACGTCGCCGTCGCAGAAAGCCTAAAGAAGCCTTGCCCACAGAGGGTGCAGAGAGCTAAGCAGACTTCAAAAAAAATCAGTAAAGTACACTAATGTAGGTTTACTTCTCGTTTGGAATACCCATGGCACGAGCTTTTATCGGATTTGGCGGCAATATTGGTGACACACGTCAGCTCATTACTGACGCGATTGTTTGCCTTGCACAACGCTGCGAACTCCAAATTTTAACTAAAAGCTGTTTCTACCAAAGCGCTCCTTTTGAAGCATCTGGCAGCGACTATATCAACTCTGTCATTGAAATTGAGACCACTTTAACCCCTTATGGTCTTTTGCACGTATGCCAAGCGGTTGAGCAAGAATTTGGTCGTGAGCGTCCTTACACGAATGCACCTCGCACCTTAGATTTAGACATCCTGTCATTCGAAGGGGTATCTCAGGATGACTCAGATTTAACCTTACCCCATCCTCGAATTATTGAGCGTTCTTTTGTTCTACTCCCACTATTAGAAATTGCTCCCCACTTCTTTCTCCCTCAATTAGGCGAACTCAAGGCCTACCTGCCTCAAGTAGCCGATCAACGAATTGAAAAACTATCCTGCCGCAACTGTCATTGTGGTGAAAAAGCGGTTTATAGCCCAACGACGCATTAATTCATTAAACTCACGCCATGGGTTACTTACAAGGCGAAAAGCCAATCACGATTTCTAAACTCCTCTCGCTCTATGCCGAGGGCGAGAAAATCACTATGTTGACCGCATACGATTCGACAATGTCTGCTTTACTCAATCGCTGTGGGGTAGAGACTATTCTGATTGGTGATTCATTAGGTAATGTGATTCAAGGGCATAGCAGTACGACTCCTGTTACGGTTGAGCACATGGCATATCACACAGAGTGTGTAGCTCGAGCAAACTCACAGGCCTTTGTGATTGCAGACCTTCCTTTTGCAAGCTATGGTGATCCAGTGCAAGCCTTAGATTCAGCGGCAGAGCTGATGCGTGCCGGTGCTGACATGGTCAAGTTAGAGGGTGGTGATTGGCAAACGGAGATCATTCAGTATCTCGTACAGCGCAGCGTCCCTGTTTGCGCACACTTAGGTCTGCTGCCTCAGTCTGTGCATCTTTTGGGCGGCTATAAGGTACAAGGTAAATCAAAGGATGCAGCTAGCCTGATGCTAGAGCAAGCAATTGCTTGTGAACAAGCGGGCGCTCAAATGATTGTCTTAGAGGCCATTCCTTCTTCCCTTGGAAAACAGATTACAGAATCCTTATCTATTCCAACCATTGGGATAGGCGCAGGGCCAGATTGCTCCGGGCAAGTATTGGTATTACAGGATATGCTGGGCATTAGCCCTGGTAAGGCACCTAAGTTTGTAAAAAACTTTATGGATGGTCACACCTCCGTAGAGGCTGCGATTAAAGCCTATGTTCGCGAAGTGAAGTCCGGAAAGTTTCCTGGAGTTGAACACGGCTTTGCCGGCTAAGCAAAGCCGCTTCCTTTTACATTCACTTTTGAATGAACTTTTAGTTAACTAAAGAAGCTCTTTACGCCGTCAAACCAACCCTGTTGATGCGGGTTGTGTTTATTCCCACCAGACTTAAGACTCTCGTCAAATTTCTGCAGCAACATCTTCTGCTCATCCGTCAGTTTGACTGGCGTTTCAACGGCAATATGCACGAAGAGATCTCCAACCATCGTTGAACGCAGACCTTTGATACCTTTACTGCGTAAGCGGAAGGTCTTGCCAGTTTGAGTGCCCTCCGGAATCGGAAACTCTACACGCCCTGACAGGGTGGGCACTTCAATATCACCACCAATCGTTGCCGTAGCAAATGAGATGGGCATTTGCACGTGGAGGTCACTGCCATCACGCTCAAATACTTTATGCGCCTTAACCCTTACCTCGACATACAGATCGCCAGATGGACCGCCATTCACGCCGGGCTCGCCATTACCGACGGAGCGCACACGCATGCCATCATCAATTCCGGCGGGGATTTTGATCTCGAGTGTTTTTTGTTCTTTATTTTTGCCGCTTCCATGACAGGTTTTGCATGGCTTAGGAATATATTCGCCAGTACCGCGACATTTAGGACAGGTTTGCTGCATCGAAAAGAAACCTTGCTGTACGCGCACTTGCCCATGGCCATCACATGTCGTACATCTTTCAGGCTTACTGCCTGGTTCCGCACCAGAACCATGGCAGGTTTTGCAATCACTCCAGCTCGGCACACGTATTTGGGTGGTGTAACCTTCAGCTGCTTGCTCGAGCGTGATCTCCATGTTGTAACGAAGATCTGCGCCCTTATAAACCTGTGGGCCTGATTGGCGGCCACCACCTTGACCAAAAATATCACCAAAGATATCGCCGAAAGCATCTGCAAAACCACCGCCACCACCAAAGCCGCCTCCGCCCATAGAAGGATCCACACCGGCATGACCATATTGGTCGTACGCCGCACGCTTATTGGGTTCAGTTAAGGTTTCGTAGGCTTCTTTGACTTCTTTAAATTGATCTTCGGCAGTTTTACTATCCGGATTACGGTCGGGGTGATACTTCATTGCCAGCTTCCGATAGGCTTTTTTCAGCTCATCATCGCTCGCACCTCGTGCCACGCCAAGCACTTCGTAATAATCGCGTTTACCTTTAGCCACAACATTCCTTTCAACAACCGCAATGGCACAAGTCGGCACGAGGCCGACTTGTTATCAATACTTCTAAATTAAGTTACATCATATTCAATAATGGAATTACTTCTTGTCATTGACCTCTTTGAAATCCGCATCCACCACATCGGCATCCGGAGCACTTGCCTGTGCACCCTGAGAACCGCCAGGAGCAGCACCAGGTGTACCACCGGCTTTCGCTTGCTC from Polynucleobacter antarcticus harbors:
- a CDS encoding HAD family hydrolase; this translates as MTQLALFDLDHTLLPCDSDYEWGQFLVRIGVVDGQYYKEQNDRFYQDYKDGKLNIESFLRFALKPLSEHSRAQLKEWHDAFMKEVITGQIRQQAVDLVKRHQDAGDLCCVVTATNSFVTRPIVESFGIKHLVATEPATLGDHPLSDFTGEVKGIPSFKEGKITRVQDWLADQHLILDQLPYSYFYSDSMNDLPLLEKVSHPIATNPDARLRDEATKRNWPILELFA
- the pcnB gene encoding polynucleotide adenylyltransferase PcnB translates to MIKKLINRILRRDPMVRHTAAHTSGAPKRIPRKTHRIDPQLLSKNAVKVTDTLQQAGYDAFIVGGAVRDLALGIGPKDFDVATNATPEQVQKLFRKARLIGRRFQIVHVTFFGKGQPEIIEVSTFRALLENAGEHVAENGRILRDNVWGTQHEDAARRDFTINAMYYDPASETVLDYHGGMADMQKKTLRMIGDPAKRYREDPIRMLRAIRFAAKTGFTLDVATRAPIAQLGKLIDDVPSARLFDEILKLLMSGYSWAAIQGLRDAGLHHGLLPLLDHILDNKTGSKEAQDFVRIALANTDERIQAGKSVSAGFLFATLLWPDLLNNWKKNLANGISNIPALHDAMDETVASQSNGMTIQRRFESDMREIWSMQPRFEKRVGRYPYRLIESPRFRAGYDFMLLRCATGEQHPTLGEWWTSFITSDPSGQETLMASVKGESGGASPTKRRRRRKPKEALPTEGAES
- the folK gene encoding 2-amino-4-hydroxy-6-hydroxymethyldihydropteridine diphosphokinase, which produces MARAFIGFGGNIGDTRQLITDAIVCLAQRCELQILTKSCFYQSAPFEASGSDYINSVIEIETTLTPYGLLHVCQAVEQEFGRERPYTNAPRTLDLDILSFEGVSQDDSDLTLPHPRIIERSFVLLPLLEIAPHFFLPQLGELKAYLPQVADQRIEKLSCRNCHCGEKAVYSPTTH
- the panB gene encoding 3-methyl-2-oxobutanoate hydroxymethyltransferase, producing MGYLQGEKPITISKLLSLYAEGEKITMLTAYDSTMSALLNRCGVETILIGDSLGNVIQGHSSTTPVTVEHMAYHTECVARANSQAFVIADLPFASYGDPVQALDSAAELMRAGADMVKLEGGDWQTEIIQYLVQRSVPVCAHLGLLPQSVHLLGGYKVQGKSKDAASLMLEQAIACEQAGAQMIVLEAIPSSLGKQITESLSIPTIGIGAGPDCSGQVLVLQDMLGISPGKAPKFVKNFMDGHTSVEAAIKAYVREVKSGKFPGVEHGFAG
- the dnaJ gene encoding molecular chaperone DnaJ gives rise to the protein MAKGKRDYYEVLGVARGASDDELKKAYRKLAMKYHPDRNPDSKTAEDQFKEVKEAYETLTEPNKRAAYDQYGHAGVDPSMGGGGFGGGGGFADAFGDIFGDIFGQGGGRQSGPQVYKGADLRYNMEITLEQAAEGYTTQIRVPSWSDCKTCHGSGAEPGSKPERCTTCDGHGQVRVQQGFFSMQQTCPKCRGTGEYIPKPCKTCHGSGKNKEQKTLEIKIPAGIDDGMRVRSVGNGEPGVNGGPSGDLYVEVRVKAHKVFERDGSDLHVQMPISFATATIGGDIEVPTLSGRVEFPIPEGTQTGKTFRLRSKGIKGLRSTMVGDLFVHIAVETPVKLTDEQKMLLQKFDESLKSGGNKHNPHQQGWFDGVKSFFS